Within the Nicotiana tabacum cultivar K326 chromosome 11, ASM71507v2, whole genome shotgun sequence genome, the region aataattttttaaaaaatggattaaatatagataagaattatattatccatttagaaaatggataatcaatggatagtaatgagtttaacttttatatttgtaaaacctcaaattagaggttcctcaagtttgggagactagaaattcttccaaaaataatcatattcaagaagtcatggataatatagtTACACATATTATCCGTTGGTTAACCCGTTttctatccgtattaaatatgggttggGTTGGATAATTTATCTGTTTTTGTTACCCATTTTGACCTACACCGTATTTGACCCGCCCGTTTGTCACACCTAGTCGTAAGGGTGTTCACGGTTcggtttggtcggttttttattaaaactaaaaccaaaccaatttatcggtttttaaaattttaaaactaaaaccaaaccaaattaaatacaaaccatcagtttgattgttgttggtttAGTTCgatttggttcggtttttcgaTTCTTAGTAAGCTAATGATAAGTCGATAATAGAAAATAATGTTAGACAACAATCTgaaaataatttgttaaatttatgcttttttatatatttctttcaGAACTAAAAGTTTATTTACCTATTTATATGAAAAgaataaacaaaaacaaattaaaagtttgCTTTCTCAAGCTTTAGCCATTGTTatcttgcaatttgaatttgcTTTTTTTACTCTTGTGGTGGTTTTTTCTTTAACTATTCCGTTAGGCAAAAGTATGTGCGGAGGGTTAGAGAATTAGAGTCTcttaatgaaaagaaaattagTCGAGTCCTATTGTTTTGGGCTTAGGCAATCTTTTAAGATATGAAAGGataaaccaaaattcaaaataacaattaaaatgcataaaatacttaaaattatttacaaaaagatattatattgtatataaataattattaaattttgtatataattagtcggtttggttcggtttatttttcggttttttaaaatagaaccaaaaccaaaccaaatattatcggtttttaaaatttaaaatcaaaaccaatataaatcaagaaaaatatcgGTTTACTTAAtcgatttggttcgatttttagtTTGGATCGATTTTTCACCGAACCGTGAACACCCCTGCCTAGTCGTAAGGGAAAAACGAAAATTTCCAAAGTAGTAAAAAAATGGGATATATTTGAAAAGAGGCCAGCCTTAAGTTctagaaggaaaataaaaaaagaaaaggaaaaaagagaaatagaaaagataccCAAGTGGGACCTTGGCACATTAAGCAAGTGCCAAATAGACATGAGAGTTCAAAAGTTTGGTGGAGATGATGCAAACGGTGTACTCCTTGGAACGTATCCAAGCTCCAACTCTACCTTTTAGtctaaataaaataattgaaaacaTGATTGTCTAATGAATGAGAATGTGACCGCTCATTCTCATTGCCTCTCCCCGGAATCATTCTTTTTAATTTCTCAATAATAAAACCAAACCCTCCCTCTATTTTTATCCTTCATTATTTATACAAATGTTAATTTTTAAATTTCCTCTAAGGTTTTAAGTTGGTGAGCTGAAATCCAACTGCCAAGCATTGACTTCCTTAGATCATGGGATGCTCGTTCCTTACTTGTATTcttcatttcctttcttttcttcttctttaaaacCACTTCTTGGTTAATTAGGGCTTTTTTGAATTTTAGTTCTACTTTCTTTCTTGCCCAATCATTCTCCATTTTCCCTTAAGGTAACATATACCTCCTCTTCTAATTATGAAATTTTTCATGATCATCTACCATTTTATTCAtggaaatagtttttttttttttaaatgcgaGTTTTCTGTCCCctcctgattttcataataaacaCACTTTTTTCGTGCGATTTCTTGTTTCAGCATGTTTTTATTCTTGATCAACTATTGATTTTAATCAAAGATGACTCCTCCATCAATATGATGGGCattgttggaaaaaaaaatcaaaggttACTTTGcctttttcttctttatgttCCGCTTTTTgaaattcttttatttatttcaaaaatcCATTTTATGGTTAGTATATAGATAAtgtgataattcaagaaataaagCTTCCTTTGATGGGATTATGGAAAATTGAAGAACTCTAGAGCTCTCAATACACTATTTAATTAGTACTTATAAAAACTGCATATCTGTTTCTCTAACTCCATGTTTTTTCTCGATTTCCAGACTACTAAAATTGTCTAGGCTGTGTTAGTCATTGAAATttgtgaattttattttttatttttaaatatccaATCTCTATTGCTGTTATTGTTTTCAAAGGCTAACTAAGAGAAGTAATAGACTTGTAGGTATAGCTGAAGCTAATCAGCACAATGataattaattgtttcttttaaaagttaataatataacaaaaaagaattgcatatatttttttgatttgattGTGATATAATGCAGGTAGGTGTTTTAAAGGGCTATGAAGTGTTTCCAGTTCTCAAATTCAGATAAGAATGATGATCACAACAACAAGACTACAAAGTCTACATCAGGCCAGTCTTGTGCCTCTGTTTCAACTGATCCTGAGTTTAAAGGATTCACTACTTCAGGCCAGTCGTCTGCATCCGATATTAGCACCGAGTCCTGTCCTAGGCTCTCGTTTTCGTGCTTGTCGTCTCATAAAAGGCCCTGCAACCTTAGGGTCTTCACAGTTGACGAGTTGAAGACCGCCACCAGGAACTTTAGCCGATCCCTCATGATCGGAGAAGGCGggtttggaggtgtatacagggGTGTTTTACGTGATACCAAAGATAAGAGGACTGATATTGCCGTTAAGCAACTCAGCCAGAGAGGATTGCAGGCTAGTTCTGTTCTTAGTGTCCTCATAATAGACTTTATTGATTTGATCATAGCAAAAGAACTAACTAGTTACAAAGATTTTATGATCATCAACTGTAGTCAGTGGAGTTGTGAAAAGATGGTATGACATGTTTTTTCTGAAATTGAGTTTGGCTTGTGTTTTAGGGGCATAAGGAATGGGTGACAGAAGTGAATGTTCTAGGTGTCGTTGAGCATCCGAATCTTGTCAAGCTCATAGGGTATTGCGCACAGGATGACGAGAGAGGAATACAGCGCCTCTTGGTGTATGAATTCTTGCCCAACAGGAGCGTACAAGATCATCTAATGAGTCGTTTTATGTCACCTTTGCCATGGGAGACTAGATTAAGTATCGCTCGCGATGCTGCTACAGGCTTGGCCTATCTTCACGAGGGAATGGAGTTTCAGGTAGTTCATTCTATATATTTGCAGAATACTGTTCATAGTTATGCTTATGTGTTATTAATTTAATGCAGATTATCTTTAGAGATTTCAAATCATCAAACATTCTATTGGATGAGAAATGGAATGCAAAGCTTTCAGATTTTGGTTTGGCAAGATTAGGCCCTTCTGATGGATTAAGCCATGTCTCAACTGCGGTATGCTCAAATAGCTCCATtgaattatatatttttacataaaGTAATTCAGGTGTTTGGTTCCGCACCACTTGAATTGGGGGTCTATTTCACCAACATTCGGTGTGATATTTCACCTCAAAATTTATAAAAGTAACTATTCCTAGGCAGAGGCGGCTCAACAtattttgt harbors:
- the LOC107769696 gene encoding serine/threonine-protein kinase PCRK1-like, with product MKCFQFSNSDKNDDHNNKTTKSTSGQSCASVSTDPEFKGFTTSGQSSASDISTESCPRLSFSCLSSHKRPCNLRVFTVDELKTATRNFSRSLMIGEGGFGGVYRGVLRDTKDKRTDIAVKQLSQRGLQGHKEWVTEVNVLGVVEHPNLVKLIGYCAQDDERGIQRLLVYEFLPNRSVQDHLMSRFMSPLPWETRLSIARDAATGLAYLHEGMEFQIIFRDFKSSNILLDEKWNAKLSDFGLARLGPSDGLSHVSTAVVGTVGYAAPEYIQTGRLTSKSDVWSYGVFLYELITGRRPLDRNKPKNEQKLLEWVRPHLSDLKKFEQILDPRLDGNYSLKSAQKLAAIANRCLTKHPRNRPKMSEVLEMVNRLVEATEAKSPEIPIEESTTTPRVEDEKFRVRCLSASRRLVEHIPKENKLLVWKLWRPKLVSTN